The Nocardioides ginsengisegetis region TCCGCGATCGTGCCCGTCGAGGCCTGGACCTTGGACCAGGTGACCTCGTTGACGCGACCGACGTGCTCACGGATCGCCATGGCCTCCTCGATCTGGAGCCCGACGCCGATCATCTGCGCGAGGACGGAGTCCCGCTGCGCGCGAAGGACCTCGTCGAGCTTGGCATCGATGACGGCCAGGTAGTCCGTGATCTCGTCCATGGCCTGCTGCATCGCGAGCTGGGCCATCAGCGCCGGCGCACCGGCGAGCAGCTTGGGGTTGGCCGGGAGCTGGCCGGGCCCCTTGTCGAGCTGGATCCACGACTTGCTGGCGCCGGGCTTGCCGATCATGGCGTGGCTGACGCCGGGCGTCTTGGTCGGGGTCAGCCCCCCGAGCTCCTTGATCTTGCGCGCGGACTCCTCGGTCAGCCGGACCCAACGGGCGGAGTCGGCGACCTGGGCGGAAGCCGCCGCGTGGGCCGAGGCCCCTTGGAGGCCGGCCGACCCGAGGTTCAGGAGCCTGCTGAGTCGCGGCAGTCCGAGGTCCTTCGACGGCAGGCCCAGCGTTTCGAGGAAACGTTCGACGGCTGAGGACTCTCCGATGACGGCCAGGCCATCGCCGTCACTGATCAGCTCGATTTCGTTGTCCAACGTGGGCTCCTTGTGTTGCGTCCCGAGCAGGTAGCACGGTGTTGCGGACGGCCAACCCGGCCACCCCTGTGTGGCGTGACGTTACGCGGCGGCCGGGGCCTCAGGACCCGGCGCGCTCCTGGGCGTCCCGCGCCCCGGCTTCCACGCGATCGCGGTGGGCCGCCCAGTCATAGCCGTCGATGATGTTGCCGTCGCCGGCGTACCTGCCGACGGCACCATCGATCAGCTCGCGTACGACGTCCATGTGCCCGGCATGGCGGGCGGTCTCGTCGACCATGTGCACCAGCATCCCGCCGAGCGTGACCTCGGCGTGGCGGCTCGTGGGGATCCGGCCCGGAGCGTCCAGGGCGAGCGGCGCGAACGTCTCCTGCGCGTGCTCCCAGCTCGCGCGGTAGAGGTCGATCACCCAGGCCGACGTCGACTCCGGGCGGACCCACAGGTCGTCCTGAGGGTCGGCGTCGTCGTCGGTGAGGAAGTAGAGCTCGCCCTCACGCGGGAAGGGACGGCCGAACGTCGTCCCGAAGTACTCCGCCTGCAGGCTGGCCAGGTGGAGCGTCACCCCGAGCAGGTTGGTCGAGGTGGGTGTCATGGGTCGGCGCAGGTCGTACTCCGTGAGGCCGTCGAGCTTGTGGAGCACAGCCTCGTTGAGTCGATCGAGATGACCGATGAGGTCGGACTTCAGGTCCGGGGTGTCCATCCGCGCCCTCTCACGACATCCGCTGGTCGCGGAAGAAGCCGTCCAGCAGGGCGGCCGACTCGTCGGCGAGCACCCCGGAGACCACCTCGGGCCGGTGGTTGAGCCGACGGTCGCGGACGACGTCCCAGAGGCTGCCGACGGCACCGGCCTTCTCGTCGTACGCCCCGAAGACGACGCGCTCGACGCGGGCGAGGACGGCGGCGCCGGCGCACATCGTGCAGGGCTCGAGGGTCACGACGAGCGTGCAGCCCTCGAGGCGCCACTCGCCGCGAGCCTTCGCCGCAGCCCGCAGGGCGACGACCTCGGCGTGGCCGGTGGGGTCGGCGTCGGCCTCGCGGACGTTGCGGCCGGTGCCGATGACCGTGCCGGTGGGGTCGAGGACGACGGCGCCGATCGGGACGTCACCGGTGGCGAGGGCGGCGCGCGCCTCGTCGAGGGCGGCGAGCATCGGCTCGCGCCAGGGACCAGTCACGCGTTGGTGAGGCCGACCGCGTCGTCGAAGAGCTCGCCGAAGCCGAGGCGCCGGGCCACGTCGGAGAGCATCTCGTCGGGGTAGAGGTCGAAGTCGTCGAGCAGCACGCCGAGGTCCATGGCGTGCATGCCGAGGTCGCCGAGGAGGTCGAGGTCGCCGGCGGGGACCTGGTCGTCCTCGTCCTCCGGCTCGGGGAGGCCCAGGAAGGCGATCGCCGACGCGGCGAGCTCCCACTCGTCGGCGGCGGTGATGTCGGAGAGCAGGACGCGGGTGCTGGACCCGGCCACCCGGACGATCAGGAAGAAGTCCTCGTCGATGGCGACCATCCCGACCGCGCCGCCGTCGCCGGGGAACCGGCGCAGCGCGTGGGAGAGCGTGTCGATGTCGCCGAGCACGTCGTGCGCGAGCTCCTGGACCGTCCAGACGCCTTCCTCGCGGTAGGCCGCGAGAGCGAAGTCAACTCCGTCGATGCTGTCGGACATGTCACTCCTCCGCCCTCTGCACTGGTGTCCTCGGGTTGGGGACGTCTCCAGACTGTCAGAACGTATCCGTGCGGCCAAGCCCCTTTCGGGCTGGTGCAACGGGACTGCTGGCGTCCGGGGTCGGGGCGGACTCGACTAGGGTTTCGCCCATGCGCACCCACGTCGTCGACCACCCCCTCGTGGCCCACAAGCTCACCGCCCTGCGTGACGAGAACACCGACTCGCCGACGTTCCGTCGCCTCGCCGACGAGCTGGTGACGCTGCTGGCCTACGAGGCGACCCGCGACGTGCGCGTCGAGCCGTCGCAGATCAACACCCCCGTCGCCCCGACCACCGGCGTGAAGCTGGCGACGCCCAAGCCGCTGGTCGTGCCGATCCTGCGCGCCGGCCTGGGCATGCTCGACGGGATGATGCGGCTGCTGCCGACCGCCGAGGTGGGCTTCCTCGGCATGGTGCGCAACGAGGAGACGCTGGAGGCGTCGACGTACGCCGAGCGCCTGCCCGACGACCTGTCCGGCCGCCAGTGCTACGTCCTCGACCCGATGCTGGCCACCGGCGGCACCCTCGCCGCGGCGATCAAGTTCCTCACCGACCGGGGCGCCGACCACATCACCGCGATCTGCCTGCTCGCCGCCCCCGCGGGCTGCGCCCGCCTCGAGGCCGACCTGGAGGGGCTCGACGTGCCCGTCACCGTCGTGACCGCCGCCATGGACGAGAAGCTCAACGACAAGGGCTACATCGTGCCCGGTCTCGGCGACGCCGGTGACCGGTTGTACGGCGTCGCCGGCTGAGGCTGCCCCACGCTTCTGCGTGCGCACGATCATCATTTCCCGCTGGGACGTGATGATCCTGCGCACGCACCCGGGAGGGATCACCGGTTAACCGGTGATCCCTCCCTTTGTCCACAGGCAATCCGCCCGCGGGTGCCATCACGGCGCGCCACGGGCATGGATCAGCCATGAGCCCTTGGCGCCCTCGATGCGACCCGCCCCCTCGCCTCGTCCGACCCGTCCCGCTGGACTCGACCGGCCGCACCGGTCCGACGCGCGGTCAGTCGCAGCGCGGGCGATGGCGTCAGACGAGCAAGGGCCTCTACGTCCCGGCCGGTGTGGACTCCACCGTCCCCGAGCAGCGGGCCATCGAGCAGTCGGCGCGGCTCGGGCCGAGCGGCGCCGTGACCGGGTGGGCGAGCTTGCGGCTGCAGGGCGCGGCGTACTTCGACGGCTACGGCCTCGACGGGCGCACGCCGCGCCCCCTGCTGCTCGCGAGCCCGGACCGCCAGCTGCGCCCGTCCGAGGCCGTGCGGGCCCTCCGCGAGCCCGTTCCACCCACCGAGCGCATCCTCGCGCACGGAGTCTGGGTCACCTCGCCCGAGCGCGCCCTGCTCGATGAGATGTGCGGCCTCGACCTGTGGGAAGGCGTGGTCGCGGCGGACATGGCAATGGCGGCCGCACTGACCTCGCTGGCCCGGATGCGGCGGTACGTCGCGAGCCGGCCCAGACGTCGGAACCGGCAGCTCGTGCTGGACATGTTGGCCCTCGCCGACGAGCACAGCGCGTCTGCCCGCGAGACCCTGACCCGACTCGTATGGGTCATCGTCGCCGGGTTGTCGCCGCCGCTGTGCAACCAGCCCGTGTTCTCCCTTCATGGCGAGCTGCTCGGGGTCCCGGACCTGTTCGACCCGGAGTCGGGGACGGTCGTGGATTTCGACGGGTCGGACCACAGGTCGACCGTCGCCCGACACCATGACGTGGGGCGAGAGGAGCTGATGAGGGTCCATGGGCTCGAGTACGTCACCGTCCTCGAACCGGATCTGCGTGACCGGGCCCGACTGGGCGCCCGCTTCGTCGACGCGCGTGAGCGCGGCCTGGGACGCGTGTGCCGCGACGATGCGTCCTGGACGCTCATGCCGCCTCCCGGCTGGCCGATGCCGATCTCCCTCGACGATCGACTCGATGTCGCGGACCTGAGCGCCGAAGCCCGGGCGACCGCGCGATGGTGACCCCGCCCGAGTGCGCACGATCATCATGACCGCGCGCTGCCTGATGATCCTGCGCACTCAGCCGGGAGGGATCACCGGTTAACCGGTGATCCCGACCCACCCCGGTCAGCCCGGGAAGACCTGGACCGTCCCGGTCGCGACGAGCAGCAGGATGACCAGGACGAGCAGGCCGAGCGCGGCGTAGGCCCACTCCTTGTTGATCCGGGTCTCGTCGGACTCGGGGGCGTCGTACCGGTGCCCGTCCGGGCCCGGCCGCAGGTCGTCGTCGTCAGTCATGCCCTGTCAACGCCCGACCTGCCGTTTGGTCACCAACGGCACGTTTTCGGGGCGGTTGGTTGCCGTTTGGTCACCAACGGCAACCAACCGCACCCGGCTCAGAGGGCCTTGACGGAGTTCAGCAGCTTGCCGAGCGAGTCCTTGGCGTCACCGAACAGCAGCGTGGTCTTCGGGTCGAAGAGCAGCTCGTTCTCGATGCCGGCGAAGCCCGGCCGCATCGACCGCTTCATGAAGACGATCTGCTGCGCCTCGTCGGCGTTGAGGATCGGCATGCCGTAGATCGGCGCGCCGGGCGTCGTCTTGGCCGCCGGGTTGACCACGTCGTTCGCGCCGACGACGAGGACCACGTCGGTGTGCTTGAACTCGCCGTTGATGTGGTCCATCTCGATCAGCTGCTCGTAGGGCACCTGCGCCTCGGCGAGGAGCACGTTCATGTGCCCGGGCATCCGGCCGGCGACGGGGTGGATGGCGTAGTCGACCTTGGTGCCGCGCGCGATCAGCACGTCGACGAGCTCGCGCAGCGTGTGCTGGGCCTGCGCGACGGCCAGGCCGTAGCCGGGCACGATGATCACGCGGTCGGCGTACCCCAGCAGGATCGCGACGTCCTCGGGCCCGGCCGACTTGACCGGACGGTCCGAGGCCACGCCGGCGCCGAGGGTCGAGCCGCCCTTGAGGGCTCCGAAGAGGATGTTGGCGACCGAGCGGCCCATGGCCTTGGCCATCAGCAGGGTCAGGAACGTACCCGAGGCACCGACGAGCGTGCCGGCCACGAGGAGCACGACGTTGGACAGCACGTAGCCACCGGCCGCCACCGTGAGGCCGGTGAAGGCGTTGAGCAGCGAGATCACGATCGGTACGTCGGCGCCGCCGACGGGCAGCACGAGCAGGAGCCCGATCAGCAGACCGACGAGGCACAGCACGACACCGAGCCAGACGTGCGACTCGATGACGAGGCGCACCGAGAGCACCAGCGTGGTGGCCAGCGCTATCGGGAAGACGTAGCGCAGGCCGGGGAAGACCACGGGCCGCGACGTCATCAGCTCCTGGAGCTTGGCGAAGGTGACGATCGAGCCGGCGAACGAGATCGAGCCGACCGCGATCGTGAAGGCGGTCGCCACGATCACGAACCAGTTCACCGAGTCCTGCACCGGCACCAGCTCGCGCAGCTCCAGCAGCGCCACCAGCGCGGCCGCGCCACCGCCGACGCCGTTGAACAGCGCCACCATCTGCGGCATCTGGGTCATCTGCACGCGCTGCGCGCCGAGCACACCGCCGGCGGTGCCGATCGCGATCGCCACCAGGATCAGCGGCACGTGCTTCAGGTCGAGGTAGAGGAACGGGATGATCACCGCGACGACGGCCGCGACCGCGCCGATGATGTTGCCGATCCGGGCGGTCTTCGGCCCGGACAGCCCCTTGAGCGCGAGGATGAAGCAGACCGCACAGGCGAGGTAGGTCAGCTGGACCCAGGTCGGCGTCATGCGGCACCCCCGTCGCTGGAGGCGGGAGCGGCAGCAGCCTTGGGCTTCTTCCGCGTGAACATCTGCAGCATCCGGTCGGTGACCACGAAGCCGCCGACCATGTTGACCGCGGCGAGCACGATCGCGACCAGGCCGACGACGAGAGCGACATTGTTGTCGGTCGTGCCGGTGACCAGGATCGCGCCGAGCAGGATGATCCCGTGGATCGCGTTGGCGCCGGACATCAGCGGCGTGTGCAGCGTCGAGGAGACCTTGGAGATCACCTCGATGCCGACGAAGACGGACAGGACGAAGATCGTCAGCCAGACGACGGCCTCGCTCATGCGGACTCCCCCTCGAGGGCGATGCGGGTGGGTTCGTGGCGGATCGTGCCGTCGTGGGTCACGCACGACCCCGCGACGATCTCGTCCTCGAAGTCGGGCGCGAACGCCGGGTCCTGCTCCTCCGAGGCGGTCCGCGTCATCAGCGTGACCAGGTTGACGACGTTCTGGGCGTAGAGCCTCGAGGCCGGCCCGGGCATCTGGCTGGGCACGTTGCGTCCGCCCCACACCTGCGCGTTGCCGATCCGCACCACCTCACCGGGCACCGAGCCCTCGACGTTGCCGCCGGTCTCGGCCGCGAGGTCGACGACCACGGAGCCGGGCTTCATCTGCTCGACCATCTCCCCGGTCACCAGCATCGGAGCCTGCCGGCCGGGCACTGCGGCGGTCGTGATGAGCGCGTCGGCGTTGGCGATGTACGGCGTGAGCAGCTCGCGCTGCCGCGCCGCCCGGTCCTCGGTCATCTCCCGGGCGTAGCCGCCGGCGCCCTCGAGCGTCTCCAGCTCCAGCTCGATGGCCTTGGCGCCCATCGACCGGATCTCCTCGGCGGCTGCAGCGCGGACGTCGTACGCCGAGACCACCGCGCCGAGCCGCTTGGCCGTCGCGATCGCCTGCAGGCCCGCGACACCGGCGCCGAGCACGACGATCTCCGCCGGCGGGACGGTGCCCGCCGCGGTCATGTTGAGGGGGAAGAAGCGCCGCAGCATCCCGGCCGCCACGATCGCGCAGCGGTAGCCCGCGACGAGCGCCTGCGAGGACAGCGCGTCCATCGACTGCGCCCGCGAGATCCGCGGCACCAGCTCCATCGCGAACGCCGTGACCCCGCAGTCGCGCAGGTCGCGCACGGTGTCCGGCTCCTGGTTGGTCGGCAGGAACGAGATCGTGGCGGTGCCCGCGGGCAGCGTCCGGATCGTCGCGGTGCTCAGCGGCTGCACCGACACGACGAGGTCCGCGCCGTGCAGCGCGCCCTCCTCGACGGTGGCGCCGGCCTGCTCGTAGTCGTCGTCGGCGATGAGGGCGGGCTGTCCGGCTCCGGGCTCCACGGCCACGTCGTACCCGAGCTCGGTCAGCTTGCCGACCAGCTCGGGCACCATCGCGACACGTGACTCACCGTCACGGGTCTCCCTGGCTACAGCGATCTTCACGCGTCGCAACCTAGGCCAGATTCCGGATGCCGAACAGGCATCTCACCCGATGTGGTCGTGACGGATCCAACAGTCAGCGGCCGATCGGGAGCTCCTCGACCACCTCGTGGCGCGGCCGGCCGCGTGGTCCCTCGCCGAGATGCGAGGCGATGAGTGCTACCCGCTCGGCCCTCCAGACCGGCCCCGCGTAGCCGTCCAGCAGCCGCACCCAGCTCGACACCTCCGCCGGTCGGCCCAACCGGGCGAGGGTCAGGTGCGCACGGAACCGCTGCCCGTCGACCGCGATCCCGGTCCGCGACGCCGCGGCCCGGGCTCCGGTCGCGAGCCGGTCCAGCTCGGTCCGCCCGTGCTCGTCGAGGTCCAGCCCGGCCCACACGACGCGGGCCCGCGCGACGTTGGGGAAGGCGCCACCGCCGGCGATCCGCACGTCGAACGGCGTACGGCGCCCCGCCGCGCGCCCCAGCCGCTCGACCAGCTCGTCGAGATGGCGGTCGGCGACCTGCGCCAGGAACGCGAGCGTCACGTGGACCTGCTCGGGCGCGGCCCACCGGAAGTCGGCCGCGGCCCGCCGGGGCTCGAGGAAGTCGTCGAGGTGCTCGACCGCCTCGGCCGGCGGCACCAGCGCCACGAACATCCTCATCGCGGGGGTCACCCCACGTGGGTGCCGAGCAGCGCTCCGATCGCGTAGGTCACGGCCATCGCGAAGGCACCGCCGCCGACGTTGCGCACCACGGCGCGGCTCCAGGGCCCGTAGCCCATCTTGGCGCTGATCCAGCCGGCGATGCCAAGGGCGATGAGCACGGCGACGACCGTCACCGGCACCCGCGAGCCGTCCGGGAAGAGCGTGATCGTCAGCAGCGGCAGCAGGGCGCCGACCGTGAAGGCCAGCATCGAGGCCCAGGCCGCGTGCCAGGGGTTGGTGAGGTCGTCGGGGTCGATGCCGAGCTCGGCCTCGGCGTGCGCCCGCAGGGCGTCGTGCTCCGTGAGCTCGACCGCGACCTGCATGGCGAGCTCCTCCGAGAGCCCTTTCTGGACGTAGATGTCGGCCAGCTCGGCGAGCTCCTCCTCGGGCTCCTCGACGAGCTCGCGACGCTCCTTGTCCAGCAGCGCCTTCTCCGAGTCGCTCTGGGTGCTGACCGAGACGTACTCGCCGGCCGCCATCGACAGGGCGCCGGCCGAGAGGCCGGCCACGCCGGCGACCAGGATCGCGTTGGTGTCGCTGGTCGCCCCGGCCACGCCCATGACGATGCCGGCCGTCGACACGATGCCGTCGTTGGCGCCGAGCACGCCGGCCCGCAGCCAGTTGAGGCGGTTGCCGATGCCACTCTCGTGGGGCTCGTCGTCGTGCGGGCCGACCTCGAGGTCGGGCAGGTCGCCGGTGTCCGTCGTCATGGGTAGATCCTCGGATCCGTGTCGGTCCCCCGCAAGCAAGGGAAGGCTGGGCTCACCGGCCTGCGTCACAGTCCGAGGTCGCGCCCGATCAGCATCTTCATGATCTCGTTCGACCCGGCCCAGATCTTCGTGACGCGAGCGTCACGCCAGGCGCGGGCGACGCGGTACTCGTTCATGAAGCCGTAGCCGCCGTGCAGCTGGACGCAGTGGTCGAGCACGTCGTTCTGCACCTGCGAGGTCCACCACTTGGCCTTGGCGGCGTCGACGGGCGTGAGCTCGCCGCGGGTGTGCTTCATGATGCAGAGGTCGACGAACGCCTGGGTGACCTCGATCTGGGTGACCAGCTCGGCCAGCAGGAACTGGTTGTGCTGGAAGTTGCCGATCGCCTGGCCGAAGGCCTTGCGGTCCTTGGCGTACTGGATGGTCTCCTCGAGGATCTGCGCGGCGTGGGCGAGGTTGGTGATCGCCGAGCCGAGGCGCTCCTGCGGCAGGAACTGCATCATCGAGATGAAGCCGGTGTCGAGCTCGCCGATCAGGTCGTCGTTGCTGACCCGGACGTCCTCGAAGGCCAGCTCGGCGGTGTCGGACTCGTCCTGGCCGACCTTGTCGAGCACGCGTCCGACCGAGAAGCCGGCCTTGTCGGTCTCGACGCCGAAGAGCGAGATGCCCTTGGCCTTCTTCTCCGGCGAGGTCCGCGCGGCGACCACGATCAGGTCGGCGCTGCCGCCGTTGGTGATGAAGGTCTTGGAGCCGTTGATGACCCAGTCGTCGCCGTCGCGGACGGCGGTGGTCTTGAGGTTGGCGAGGTCGGAGCCGCCGCCGGGCTCGGTCATGCCGATGCCGGTGAGCAGCTCGCCGCTGCAGAACTTCGGCAGCCAGCGCTTCTTCTGCTCGTCGGTGGTCAGGTGCACGAGGTACGGCGCCACGATGTCGGCGTGGATGCCCACGCAGCTCGGCAGGGTCATGTTGACCTTGGCCAGCTCCTCGGTGAGCACCGCGTTGAAGCGGTAGTCGCCCGCCTCGGACCCGCCGAACTCCTCGGGGATCTCCAGGCCCAGGAAGCCCTGGGCGCCCGCGGCGAGCCAGAAGTCGCGGCTCAGGCCGTGGTTCTGCTCGTACTCCTCGAGGTGCGGCACGACCTCGCGGTCCAGGAACTCCTTGACGGAGCTGCGGAAGGCCTCGTGGTCCTCGTCGTAGATCTCGCGCTTCATGGCCGCGATCCTACTGCCGGGTAACCGGAGCCGAACAGGCGTCGTGGCCCGTCTCACGCGCGCGGGTCGTCGACCCGTCCGAGGAAGAGCGGCGTGCCGTGCACGACGTCGTGGATGACGAAGACGAAGGGCCGGTCCACGTAGACCTGCGCGTCCGGGAGCATCGCCGAGGTCTCGCTCATCACCACCGCGGTCGCGGCCGCCGCCTCGGTGCCGTCCTCGTCGACGGCGACGAACGCCTCGTGGAGCACGGCCGAGATGTAGAGCCGCGCGTCCCGGGTCATGCCGGAGAAGTCGGCGTGGTCGGGGTCGAACGCGGTTGGCATGCCGAGACCGGGCAGCACGTCCGTCAGCGGGCTGGTCGAGCGGAAGGTCCAGCGTGGCAGGAACAGCTCGACCGGCGTGTGCCGGACCGACCCGAGGATGTCCGGGAGTCCGCCCCCAGCGACCAGGGCGAGCACGTCGGCGCGGCGCCCACGGTCAGGCAGCACGACCGTCATGGCGAGCCCACCCCCGGCGTACGGGATCCGCACGGCCTGCCAGCCATCACCGCTGCCCAGCGCGGTCGAGGCCAGCACAGCGGTCATGGTCGGCACCCCGACCGTGGTGCCGTCGGGGAGACCGAAGGCCAGGTCCTTGGTCTGCTCCTCGATGAACGGCTCGGCCCACGGCGCCTTGAGGTAGAGCGCGTTGACGAGCACGAGCCGGGTGAGCGGGTCGAGGACGCCGGCGGGGATGATCTCGGGGATCCGCTCGTGGGTCTGGTCGGAGGCCCACGCGTTGATGAGCCGCCGCACCCCCTCGACGTCGCGCTGGTAGTCGACCACCCGCATCCCGGTGCCGAACCACCGCGCGAGCGCGTCGAGGAAGTCGTCCTCCCACCGCACGTCGCGCTGGCCGAAGACCGCGTTCGCCGCAGACAGCTCGATCTCGGGCGGGTCCTCGCTGCCGTCGTCGACCGGACCGGCCAGCGCCTCGACCTGCTGGGTCAGCGCGTCCAGGCCCTCGTCCAGACCGGTGAGGTCGGCGGCGCCCAGCACGTCCAGCATCTCGCGCGCCGTCCGGCCGTGGGCGCCGTTGGCGGTCATGGTCAGGGCCACGGCCACCGAGTAGGGGCTGAAGGCGACGTTGCCGGGCTCGGCGACCAGGGCGCCGTACAGCCCGGCAGCGAGGGCGTGGACCGAGGCCGCGGCCGCGGGCGCGGCCTCGGGGTCACCCGGCGAGCGGCGCAGCCCGGAGCTGGCGAGCTCGAGCCGCAGCGGGCCCTGGGTCGGCGGCACCGACGGCTCCCGGGTGTCACAGGCGGCGAGCGGGACAAGGGCGCCCAGCAGCACGGCCAGGCGCAGGGTGTCGCGGCGAGTCAGGTCCACAGCGGTCGGACGGACCGGCCGCCACGGTGGTTCCCGTCGTCAGGTGGCGGGCTCGACCCGGCGCGGCATCGCGACCGCGACGGCCACGAGCAGCAGGGCGAAGACCGCCGAGGCGACGAACACCGCGTGGATCGCCGGGTCGAGCGTCGAGGCGGGCAGCCGCTCGAGGTCGGGGACCTTGCCGGCGACCCGGGCCGCGACGACGCCGTTGGCGATCGCACCGAAGGCGGCCACGCCGAGCGCGCTGCCGACCGAGCGGGCGAACATGTTGGCGGCCGTGGCCACGCCGCGGTCCTTCCAGGTCACCGCCGACTGGGCGGCCACGACGGCCGGGCTCGCGACGTACCCGAACCCGATCCCCATCAGGAAGCACGGCGCCGCGAGGTGCACGAGCGAGCTGCCGGGGTCGACCGTCAGCAGCAGCGCCGCGCCGGCGACCGCGAAGGCGGCCCCCATCAGCGCCGTCGCCCGGAAGCCGACGGAGAGGTAGAAGCGGCCCGAGGTGGTCGCGGCGATCGGCCAGCCGATGGTCATCGCGGCGAGGGCGAGGCCGGCGGTGACGGCGTCGTGGTGGAGCACGGTCTGGGCATAGAGGGGGACGTACGACGTGAGCCCGAGCATCAGCACGCCCACCACCAGCGACCCGGCCGACGACGCGTTGAGGACGCGGTTGCGGAAGATCCACGGCGGCAGCACCGGCTCCGCGGCGCGGCGCTCGACGAGCGCGAAGCCCACGAGCAGGACGACCGCCGCCCCGAGCACGGCCAGGCTGGCCGGGGACGTCCAGGCCCAGCGGACGCCGCCCTCGAGCAGGCCGAGCAGGAGCAGCACGCCGCCGACCGAGAGCAGCGCCGAGCCGGCGTAGTCGATGCGGTGGGGGCGCCGCTCGACCTGCTCGTCGAAGCGGCGGACGATCATCCAGGCGGCGGCCAGCCCGATCGGCAGGTTCACGAAGAAGATCCAGCGCCAGGTGAGGTAGTCGGAGAAGACGCCGCCGAGGGTCGGGCCGACGACCGAGGCCGTGGCCCACACGCTGGCGATGTAGCCCTGCACCTTGGCGCGCTCGGCCATCGAGTAGATGTCGCCCACGATGGTCATGCCCATCGGCTGCACCGCACCGGCGCCGAGCCCCTGGATCGCGCGGAAGGCGATCAGCGAGCCCATCCCCCAGGCCACGCCGCACAGCAGCGAGCCGACCACGAACAGCCCGATGCCCAGCAGCATCACCGGCTTGCGGCCGAAGAGATCAGCGACCTTGCCGTAGACGGGCACCGCGACGGCCTGGGTCAGCAGGTAGACGGAGAACAGCCACGGGAACTGCGTGAAGCCGCCGAGGTCGCCGACGACCGCGGGCACGGCGGTGGCCAGGATCGTGGAGTCGATCGCGACCAGGCCGATGCTCAGCATCACCGCCAGCAGCACCGGGCCACGCTCGCTGCGCAGGCCGACGCTGGCGCGGGTGATGGCGGTCTGCTCCTCCGAGGCGGTCATGCCCGGCCCAACCGGGCCTCCGCGCAGGGCATTCCCCGAGGGTGGCTCAGCCCACTCCAGCGTATGGTTTGATCGTTCCAATCACCGGGTACCGAGAGAATGCGACCGCCGCTCGGCGCGTCGTACGACCGGGGGTCGGCGAACGCGTGGAGGCGACATGGTGGAGATCTGGCCCGGAGCGGCGTACCCCCTCGGGGCGACGTTCGACGGGAGTGGCACCAACTTCGCGATCTTCAGCGAGGCCGCCGAGCGCGTCGAGCTGTGCCTGTTCGACAAGGGGCGGGGCAAGAAGCTCAAGGAGACCCGGATCGAGCTGACCGAGGTCGACGCGTTCGTCTGGCACTGCTACCTGCCGTCGATCCGGCCCGGGCAGCGCTACGGCTACCGCGTGCACGGCGCCTACGACCCGAGCATCGGGATGCGCTGCAACCCCAACAAGCTGCTGCTGGACCCCTACGCCAAGGCGACCGCCGGCGAGATCGACTGGGACCAGTCGCTGTTCGGCTACGACTTCGGCGACCCCGACTCGCGCAACGACGACGACTCGGCGGCGCACATGACGCTCGGCGTGGTCATCAACCCGTTCTTCGACTGGGAGGGCGACCGCCGCCTCGACATCCCCTACAACGAGTCGGTCATCTACGAGGCCCACGTCAAGGGGATGACCCAGCTGCACCCGGACGTGCCCGAGGACCTGCGCGGCACGTACGCCGGCCTCGCGCACCCCGCGATCACCTCGCACCTGACCAAGCTCGGCGTCACCGCCATCGAGCTGATGCCGGTGCACC contains the following coding sequences:
- a CDS encoding Re/Si-specific NAD(P)(+) transhydrogenase subunit alpha gives rise to the protein MKIAVARETRDGESRVAMVPELVGKLTELGYDVAVEPGAGQPALIADDDYEQAGATVEEGALHGADLVVSVQPLSTATIRTLPAGTATISFLPTNQEPDTVRDLRDCGVTAFAMELVPRISRAQSMDALSSQALVAGYRCAIVAAGMLRRFFPLNMTAAGTVPPAEIVVLGAGVAGLQAIATAKRLGAVVSAYDVRAAAAEEIRSMGAKAIELELETLEGAGGYAREMTEDRAARQRELLTPYIANADALITTAAVPGRQAPMLVTGEMVEQMKPGSVVVDLAAETGGNVEGSVPGEVVRIGNAQVWGGRNVPSQMPGPASRLYAQNVVNLVTLMTRTASEEQDPAFAPDFEDEIVAGSCVTHDGTIRHEPTRIALEGESA
- the upp gene encoding uracil phosphoribosyltransferase encodes the protein MRTHVVDHPLVAHKLTALRDENTDSPTFRRLADELVTLLAYEATRDVRVEPSQINTPVAPTTGVKLATPKPLVVPILRAGLGMLDGMMRLLPTAEVGFLGMVRNEETLEASTYAERLPDDLSGRQCYVLDPMLATGGTLAAAIKFLTDRGADHITAICLLAAPAGCARLEADLEGLDVPVTVVTAAMDEKLNDKGYIVPGLGDAGDRLYGVAG
- the thpR gene encoding RNA 2',3'-cyclic phosphodiesterase → MTPAMRMFVALVPPAEAVEHLDDFLEPRRAAADFRWAAPEQVHVTLAFLAQVADRHLDELVERLGRAAGRRTPFDVRIAGGGAFPNVARARVVWAGLDLDEHGRTELDRLATGARAAASRTGIAVDGQRFRAHLTLARLGRPAEVSSWVRLLDGYAGPVWRAERVALIASHLGEGPRGRPRHEVVEELPIGR
- a CDS encoding NAD(P) transhydrogenase subunit alpha, which gives rise to MSEAVVWLTIFVLSVFVGIEVISKVSSTLHTPLMSGANAIHGIILLGAILVTGTTDNNVALVVGLVAIVLAAVNMVGGFVVTDRMLQMFTRKKPKAAAAPASSDGGAA
- a CDS encoding tRNA adenosine deaminase-associated protein, which produces MSDSIDGVDFALAAYREEGVWTVQELAHDVLGDIDTLSHALRRFPGDGGAVGMVAIDEDFFLIVRVAGSSTRVLLSDITAADEWELAASAIAFLGLPEPEDEDDQVPAGDLDLLGDLGMHAMDLGVLLDDFDLYPDEMLSDVARRLGFGELFDDAVGLTNA
- a CDS encoding nucleoside deaminase, whose product is MLAALDEARAALATGDVPIGAVVLDPTGTVIGTGRNVREADADPTGHAEVVALRAAAKARGEWRLEGCTLVVTLEPCTMCAGAAVLARVERVVFGAYDEKAGAVGSLWDVVRDRRLNHRPEVVSGVLADESAALLDGFFRDQRMS
- a CDS encoding NAD(P)(+) transhydrogenase (Re/Si-specific) subunit beta, whose product is MTPTWVQLTYLACAVCFILALKGLSGPKTARIGNIIGAVAAVVAVIIPFLYLDLKHVPLILVAIAIGTAGGVLGAQRVQMTQMPQMVALFNGVGGGAAALVALLELRELVPVQDSVNWFVIVATAFTIAVGSISFAGSIVTFAKLQELMTSRPVVFPGLRYVFPIALATTLVLSVRLVIESHVWLGVVLCLVGLLIGLLLVLPVGGADVPIVISLLNAFTGLTVAAGGYVLSNVVLLVAGTLVGASGTFLTLLMAKAMGRSVANILFGALKGGSTLGAGVASDRPVKSAGPEDVAILLGYADRVIIVPGYGLAVAQAQHTLRELVDVLIARGTKVDYAIHPVAGRMPGHMNVLLAEAQVPYEQLIEMDHINGEFKHTDVVLVVGANDVVNPAAKTTPGAPIYGMPILNADEAQQIVFMKRSMRPGFAGIENELLFDPKTTLLFGDAKDSLGKLLNSVKAL
- a CDS encoding DinB family protein; this encodes MDTPDLKSDLIGHLDRLNEAVLHKLDGLTEYDLRRPMTPTSTNLLGVTLHLASLQAEYFGTTFGRPFPREGELYFLTDDDADPQDDLWVRPESTSAWVIDLYRASWEHAQETFAPLALDAPGRIPTSRHAEVTLGGMLVHMVDETARHAGHMDVVRELIDGAVGRYAGDGNIIDGYDWAAHRDRVEAGARDAQERAGS